In bacterium, the following are encoded in one genomic region:
- the waaF gene encoding lipopolysaccharide heptosyltransferase II, translating to MQEIDTSQVKKIVVRSVNWIGDAIMTTPAITQLAENFPDAKITIVVKEWVKDVFIGNPFIDDIIVCNPKNRVGYIRLIKKLRKERFDIGIAFPNSFSSALFLFLLGTKYRVGYKTDCRNMFLNIKTPRTADLEFEKLRIDYFLNIANLIGKKQADRELVLNVSKESEAFVKNFLKKNKIDETDTIIGFNPGAAYGKAKCWPAKKYAELGLRLISAYNVKLVLFGGPHDQGQVNGLAKGLRNKCAMAAGKTTLQDSIGLVNKCRLFITGDTGPLYIASALRVPTLAIFGPTNPNTVAIPSEKLQIIYKRVSCSPCFLRKCPNDHRCMEEVSVEEVFAEISRMIEKFV from the coding sequence ATGCAAGAAATAGATACCAGTCAAGTTAAAAAGATTGTTGTAAGAAGTGTTAACTGGATAGGTGATGCCATTATGACTACGCCGGCAATCACACAACTGGCAGAAAATTTTCCAGATGCAAAAATTACCATTGTTGTAAAAGAATGGGTTAAAGATGTGTTTATTGGCAATCCATTTATTGATGATATTATTGTTTGCAATCCAAAGAACCGAGTCGGATATATCAGATTGATTAAAAAGTTAAGAAAGGAAAGATTTGATATAGGAATAGCCTTTCCTAATTCCTTTAGTTCAGCACTATTTTTATTTTTACTTGGCACAAAGTATAGAGTGGGATATAAGACGGATTGTAGAAACATGTTTTTAAACATAAAGACTCCACGCACAGCAGATTTGGAGTTTGAAAAGCTCAGGATAGATTATTTTTTAAATATAGCTAATTTAATAGGCAAAAAGCAAGCAGATAGAGAACTAGTTCTAAATGTTTCAAAAGAGTCGGAAGCCTTTGTGAAAAATTTTCTTAAGAAAAATAAGATAGATGAAACAGATACAATAATAGGATTTAATCCTGGAGCTGCGTATGGGAAAGCAAAGTGCTGGCCTGCTAAAAAATACGCAGAATTAGGTCTCAGATTGATTAGTGCTTATAATGTAAAATTAGTTTTGTTTGGCGGTCCGCATGATCAAGGTCAAGTAAATGGACTGGCAAAAGGATTAAGAAACAAATGCGCTATGGCAGCTGGAAAGACAACTCTTCAGGATAGCATAGGTCTGGTTAATAAATGCAGATTATTTATAACAGGGGATACAGGGCCTCTGTATATTGCATCTGCGTTAAGAGTTCCAACACTGGCAATCTTTGGCCCGACAAATCCAAATACAGTTGCAATTCCATCTGAAAAATTACAGATAATATATAAGAGAGTTAGCTGCTCACCGTGCTTTCTTCGGAAATGTCCAAATGATCACAGATGTATGGAGGAAGTGAGTGTGGAAGAAGTGTTTGCTGAGATTTCAAGAATGATAGAGAAGTTTGTGTAA